The Streptomyces sp. RKND-216 genomic sequence GACGTCGTCCGGGAGGACCTGCGCGGTACGGATGATCCGCCGGACGGTGTTGGCGTCGATGACGAAGTTCTGCCCGCGCTGCTTGGTGGGACGCACCCCCAGGGCGGCGGCGAGTTCGCGGACGTCGGCGGGGGAGAGGAGGGGATCGGGGGCGGAGCTCACCGCAGCAGTCTACGGGCGCGGTTCGTAGCCGAACGCGCGCGCCGTGTTCGCCGCCACGTGACCGGCCAGCTCGTCCTCGGGAAGGTCCTTGACCTCGGCCATCGCACGGAGCGTGACCGGGACGAGGTAGGGCGCGTTGGGGCGGCCCCGGTACGGCGCGGGGGTGAGGAACGGCGCGTCGGTCTCCACCAGCAGCAGTTCCGGCGGCGCGGCGGACAGGGCGTCCCGCAGCGGCTGGGCGTTCTTGAAGGTGACGTTGCCGGCGAAGGAGAGGAACCAGCCGTGCTCGGCGCAGGTCCGGGCCAGGTCGGGGCCGCCGGAGAAGCAGTGGAAGACGGTGCGCTCCGGTGCGCCCTCCTCGCGCAGGATGCGGACGACGTCGTCGTGCGCCTCCCGGTCGTGGATGACCAGGGCCTTGTCCAGCCGCTTGGCGAGAGCGATGTGCGCGCGGAAGGAACGCTGCTGATCGGCGATGCCGGCCTCGCCGGTGCGGAAGTAGTCCAGGCCCGTCTCGCCCACGGCGAGCACCTGCGGCAGCGCCGCCAGCTTCTCGATCTCCGCCAGTGCGGCGTCCAGCGCCTGCGGGCCGCCCTCCTCGGCCAGCCGCGGCGCCTCGTTGGGGTGCAGCGCGACCGCCGCGTGCACGGCCGGGTGGGCCGCGGCGACCTCGGCCGCCCAGCCCGCCCGCTCCACGTCGCAGCCGATCTGCACGACGGTCGTCACCCCCACCGAGGCGGCCTTGGCGAGGGCCTCCTCGACGGTGCCGTCCTGCATGTCGAGGTGGGTGTGCGAGTCGGCCACCGGCACGCGGAGCGGTTCCGGCAGCGGCGGTGCGGGCTGGGCGGGAGCGGGCATGCCGCGATGATAGGTCCCCGCCCCGACCGGGGCGTCAGTGGTGCTGCCAGGCGTCCACGGCCGTGGCCACCCGCCCGGAACGCATGATCCGGAGCTTGTGGCCCTCGCAGTTGGGGCAGGTCGGGTGGGTGAGCGGGGAGGGTACGCGCCGGCCGTCCGCCCAGTAGGTGATCAACGGCTTGCCGTCCGGCCCAGTGCGGTGCTCGATGTCGTACGTCTGCTCCCAGCCGTAGCCGCAGTTCATGCAGGCGAAGCTGTACGCCTCGTGCACCGTCGTCTCCGTCATCGAAGCTCCCTTCTTCCCGGGCGAAAGAGCCCACGGCCAGTGGACTCCCGTGCCGGAAGAAACGCAGCAGTCTTGTGGGAAGCGTTGAGGGCAATTGGCCCGGAGTTGGGCCCGGAGCGGAGAAACCGCCTCTTTTCTGGGCGAGGCTTTGCTTTTCAGGTTAACGCTTTACCGGGCGGTGTGACATGAGGAGCGGGGTGTACGGAGGGTGTGCGGTCAGTGCCCGCCGGGGCCGGCCTGCTTCGCCGCGACCACCGCGTCGAAGACCTCCCGCTTGGGCACTCCCGCGGCCTGCGCGACCGCCGCGATCGCCTCCTTGCGACGCTCCCCGGCCTCCTCGCGCACCGCCACACGGCGGGCCAGCTCCGCGCCGTCCAGGTCCTCCGGTCCGGGCGGCGCCGCGCCCTCGACGACGACGGTGACCTCGCCGCGCACGCCCTCGGCCGCCCACGCGGTCAGCTCCGCGAGCGGACCGCGCCGGACCTCCTCGTAGGTCTTGGTCAGCTCCCGGCACACCGCGGCCCGGCGGCCGCCTCCGAAGACCTCCGCCATCGCCGCCAGCGCGTCGTGCAGGCGGTGCGGGGCCTCGAAGTACACCAGGGTGCGCCGTTCCCGCTCGGCCTCCCGCAGCCGGGTCAGGCGTTCTCCGCGCTTGCGGGGCAGGAAGCCCTCGAAGCAGAAACGGTCCACCGGCAGGCCGGACAGCGCGAGCGCCGTCAGTACCGCCGACGGCCCCGGCACGGCGGTGACCCGCACGCCCCGCTCCACGGCGGCCGCCACCAGCCGATACCCCGGATCCGACACTGACGGCATCCCCGCGTCGGTCACCAGCAGCACCCGCGCCCCGCCCGCCAGGGCCTCCACCAGCTCCGGCGTCCGGGCGGACTCGTTCCCCTCGAAGTAGGACACCACCCGGCCGCCGACCTGCACGTCCAGCGCCTGCGTGAGCCGGCGCAGCCGCCGGGTGTCCTCCGCCGCGACGACGTCCGCGGCCGCGAGCTCGGCGGCCAGCCGCGGCGGGGCGTCGGCGGTGTCGCCGATGGGCGTGCCGGCGAGGACGAGGGTTCCGGTGGAGGTCATGCGCGCGAGTCTCGCCGCCGGACCGCGCCCCGGGCAACTCGCGGCCTGCCCGCCACGCGGTGCCGGACGGAAGGGGGAAGGGGGAGTGTCGGCTTGCCGCGCCGCAGGGGCGGGGGCGCGTTCCTTACGATGAGCGCTGTGACGACCCAGGAGACCGCCACCGAGGCAGCGCACGAGACCGCCCCGCCCCCCGCGCCGCCCGGGCGGCAGGCGCGGCTGCGCCGCTTCGGCTACCGCCCCGCGCCGCGCGCCGGGCTGCGCGAGCGGCTCGTACCGCCCTACCCCCGTCCCTCTCGGAGGCCGGCGGCCCTCTTCGGCTTCTCCCCGCGTGCGGCGGAGCGGCTGGCCGCCTGGTCGGCCTGGGGCGGGCCGCTGCTCGTCGCCCTGGTCGCCGGCCTGCTGAGGTTCTGGCAGCTCGGGTCGCCGCACGCGGTGATATTCGACGAGACCTACTACGCCAAGGACGCCTGGTCCCTCTGGCAGTTCGGCTACGAGGGCACCTGGGAGGACGGCGCCAACGAGCGCATCCTCTCCGGAGCCGGCGACGTCGGGCTCTCCTTGGACCCCTCCTACGTCGTCCACCCCCCGGTCGGGAAGTGGATCATCGGGCTCGGCGAGGTGATGTGGGGGCTGAACCCGTTCGGCTGGCGGTTCATGACCGCCGTGCTCGGCACCCTCTCGGTGCTGATGCTCTGCCGCATCGGCCGCCGGCTGTTCCGCTCCACGGCGCTGGGCTGTCTGGCCGGGGGCCTGCTGGCCGTGGACGGCCTGCACTTCGTGATGAGCCGCACCGCCCTGCTGGACCTGGTGCTGATGTTCTGGGTCCTCGCCGCGTTCGGCTGCCTGCTCGTGGACCGGGACACGGCGCGCGCACGGCTGGCGGCCGCCCTCCCGCCCGACCCCGACCGGGAGGGCGGGGCGTCCCCGGACGCGTACGTCGCGGAGGGCGTGAAACTCGGCGTGCGGCCGTGGCGCATCGCCGCCGGGGTGTGCCTCGGACTGGCCTTCGCCACCAAGTGGAACGGCCTGGTGGTGCTCGCCGCGTTCGGCGTGCTCGCCGTGCTGTGGGACATGGGCTCCCGCCGCGCGGCCGGCGCCGGACGGCCGTTCGCCGCGATGCTCCGCCGCGACGCCCTGCCCGCCTTCCTCTCCA encodes the following:
- a CDS encoding TatD family hydrolase — encoded protein: MPAPAQPAPPLPEPLRVPVADSHTHLDMQDGTVEEALAKAASVGVTTVVQIGCDVERAGWAAEVAAAHPAVHAAVALHPNEAPRLAEEGGPQALDAALAEIEKLAALPQVLAVGETGLDYFRTGEAGIADQQRSFRAHIALAKRLDKALVIHDREAHDDVVRILREEGAPERTVFHCFSGGPDLARTCAEHGWFLSFAGNVTFKNAQPLRDALSAAPPELLLVETDAPFLTPAPYRGRPNAPYLVPVTLRAMAEVKDLPEDELAGHVAANTARAFGYEPRP
- a CDS encoding phospholipid carrier-dependent glycosyltransferase, which encodes MSAVTTQETATEAAHETAPPPAPPGRQARLRRFGYRPAPRAGLRERLVPPYPRPSRRPAALFGFSPRAAERLAAWSAWGGPLLVALVAGLLRFWQLGSPHAVIFDETYYAKDAWSLWQFGYEGTWEDGANERILSGAGDVGLSLDPSYVVHPPVGKWIIGLGEVMWGLNPFGWRFMTAVLGTLSVLMLCRIGRRLFRSTALGCLAGGLLAVDGLHFVMSRTALLDLVLMFWVLAAFGCLLVDRDTARARLAAALPPDPDREGGASPDAYVAEGVKLGVRPWRIAAGVCLGLAFATKWNGLVVLAAFGVLAVLWDMGSRRAAGAGRPFAAMLRRDALPAFLSTVPVALLTYVVSWTGWFATDRGYHRDWARTEGAGQGATWLPDAVRSLWHYETQVYDFHVGLTDGHTYESNPWSWLVLGRPVSYFYESPDKGEAGCTAADGCAREVLALGTPLLWWAGCAAVLYVLYRWLLRRDWRAGAILCGIAAGYLPWFQYQERTIFYFYAVVFVPFLCLAVTMMLGALAGPPGVTERRRLVGVVASGVLVLLVVWNFVYFWPVYTGETIPLDAWRQRMWLDTWI
- the rsmI gene encoding 16S rRNA (cytidine(1402)-2'-O)-methyltransferase, whose protein sequence is MTSTGTLVLAGTPIGDTADAPPRLAAELAAADVVAAEDTRRLRRLTQALDVQVGGRVVSYFEGNESARTPELVEALAGGARVLLVTDAGMPSVSDPGYRLVAAAVERGVRVTAVPGPSAVLTALALSGLPVDRFCFEGFLPRKRGERLTRLREAERERRTLVYFEAPHRLHDALAAMAEVFGGGRRAAVCRELTKTYEEVRRGPLAELTAWAAEGVRGEVTVVVEGAAPPGPEDLDGAELARRVAVREEAGERRKEAIAAVAQAAGVPKREVFDAVVAAKQAGPGGH